The genomic stretch TTGGACCGTTCGATAAATTGTAGCTACCTGTGCAGTTCTTCCATCCATAGCACAGTCTCCCGTATTATCAAATATTCTCCCTTTGTTTTGGGCATTTTGAATTGAAGTGTTATTGACCGGGGTtcttaattcaaaaaaatttagagggcaaaaaattcaataacctggctAAAAAGCAGTGCATTTAtttcaggaacacacacacacacacacacacacacacacacacacacacacatactccctctctctctctctctcttttaagcAGGAATAAACCTGAGAGCCTCACCATAGCTTGTTTTGATATCAAAGAATGTCCTCTAGGACCAAGTGGTTTTCCCTGAGAACTTGAAAAGggaaattcattctctcacatCCTCCTTGCTTCCCGGTTCCAGGAGCGGCTGCGTCTGAGCCCCGGCTACCCTGCATTTAGCATCTCTGGAACATAACCGGTGCCTCCCAGCCCTCCACGGGACTTGGATTGGTcaaaaggaggcagaggaggagccactctgaacatttttttttccctccacacgCCACAAAAATCAGCAGCAGCTACTCACACTCAAAGCAATGCTTCAGGTTGGGAACCTCTGCGAGGCTGCGGATGTGACCATGTGCACACAGATTCCTCTCCCAGCAGCGACTagggaaattattttgaaaagaccTGAATGCATAAGACTAAAGTTAAAGCAGAAgtgagaacaacaacaacaaaagcaagcaGCCGACTCTTGATTGAGAGTAAGCATTTTGAAGCCAAAGATTTTAAAGGGGTGCTGATCAGAGCAGTACCTGAAAGAGACTAAAACTTCCCCTGCAGGCTTTGGAGCGTGGGACATGTAGCCAGACCGAGCATGCCCGTGTTAGCCTCCTAACTTTCGGACGGAGAAAAATCACTGAGGCTACCTGACCCCCGGAGGGGAAAGCAATTCAGCAGGGATTGGAATCCACGGGGCGCAGGATGAACTCTACTCCTCAGCACGGAATGTACACGGGCCCCCACTTCTGGAACCGCAGCACCTACGGACTGCACGGCGATGCCACTGAGTCCCTGGGGAAAGGCTACTCTGATGGAGGCTGCTATGAGCAACTTTTTGTCTCTCCCGAGGTGTTCGTGAGTCTGGGGGTCATAAGCTTGCTGGAGAACATTCTCGTGATTGTGGCAATAGCCAAGAACAAGAATCTACACTCCCCCATGTACTTTTTCATCTGCAGCCTGGCCGTGGCTGATATGCTGGTGAGCGTCTCCAACGGCTCCGAAACCATCGTCATCACCCTGTTAAACAGTACAGACACAGACGCACAGAGTTTCACGGTGAATATTGATAATGTCATTGACTCCGTGATCTGTAGCTCCTTGCTCGCGTCCATTTGCAGCCTGCTTTCCATTGCAGTGGACAGGTACTTTACCATCTTTTACGCTCTCCAGTACCATAACATCATGACGGTGAAGCGGGCTGGCATCATCATCAGCTGTATCTGGGCAGCTTGCACCGTGTCGGGCGTCCTGTTCATCATTTACTCAGACAGCAGTGTGGTCATCATCTGCCTCATCACCACGTTCTTCGCCATGCTGGCCCTCATGGCCTCGCTCTACGTCCACATGTTCCTCATGGCCAGGCTCCACATGAAGAGGATCGCCGTGCTTCCAGGTACGGGCACCATCCGCCAAGGCGCCAACATGAAGGGGGCGATCACCTTGACCATATTGATTGGGGTCTTTGTTGTCTGCTGGGCCCCCTTCTTCCTCCACTTAATATTCTACATCTCTTGTCCCCAGAATCCATACTGTGTATGCTTCATGTCTCACTTCAACTTGTATCTCATACTGATCATGTGTAATTCCATCATTGATCCTCTGATTTATGCGCTCCGGAGCCAAGAACTGAGGAAAACCTTCAAAGAGATCATCTGTTGCTATCCTCTAGGAGGGCTTTGTGAGTTGTCTAGCAGATACTAAACGGGGACAGAGGAGATACTGAAAACACGTGTAAGAGACTTTTCCATTCCTTTGCAACCTGAGCAGTGGGCTTCAGCCACAGCTTTTCCTTCTGGGGAGGGCACTGGTTGAGAATATCTATTGTATACATTTAAGTTGATGATTTTTGAGAAGGGAAAATGCCTGGTCTCTGTATATTCTTAATGTCATGCTACTCTTTGCCTGTACAATGTTCATCCATATTATAGGTTGTAGACACTGTGaatttgcaaaaaaagaaaaagtccctaGTGAAAGCTTAACAATGCCTCTTTCTTGTATCCCATAAGGATTTGACACTTTGCTTGTATTAGTAACATAGAAATCACAGCCTCATTAAACATATTCTAATAAGTGGTTTCTTATATTACACTATACAACAATGAAATGTGGAAGTTTGATTGTCACATTTAAGGAGGCAATACTGAAGAACAGATgcttagtcatttaaaaaatcagctgaAATTTCaagtaattaataaaatgtgttcatGCTTTCTGTGCAGAAGTAGAAATGAAGCCCCTATTGAGAGAAAAACAGctattagagaaaaacaaagttagatTTTGAACCAGAAAACAATGTGTGTTTctcaaagacagagagaataaTTTGCCCAAGCAAATAGTTGGATATTCCACACAAGTGATCCAGTTTgcgggtggggtggagggtggggggagaaagcaGCTATGGGGATTACAGTGTTCCAGAAAACCTAAGTTAACATGTCAAGCTAAACTTTCTGATAGCAACCTATTTCCAACCATcattaataaaaacagagaataatGTTTTTCTGCCCCTTTAACCAGGGACCCAACATCTACTGAGAGGTCCAGCTTCAGATCTCTAAAGAGTCAAAGATTGGTACTGAGTTCTTTCACTTTTCACAAGGAACTGACTTGCTATTTGCATATTGCTTATTTTTCGAACTGGAGTATAATTGCTTGTCACCAAGGATTTTAACTTTAAAACCAAATCTATAGCACAGGTACTTTCAGGCAATATTTGTGAATATCTAAAGTAAGGGAAACTCTGACACTGATAACATTTTGAGCAGGAAAGACGGCACTTACTGAACCCCAGAAGATGACATCACACAAGTTTACATTCTACAACCACGTTTTGGAGAGTAAATGCTTGGTTTGCCCCAAAAATAACCCTACAGATTTGACTACTGAGCAATACAATTTGTACTTTCCAATTTATGTGTACTTTCAAATAAAGAGAGATAATATGTTCGGCTGAGGATTACCAGTAAACTATCCTTTGATTTAATTTACAGTATCTTCACATGCTTATGAGCAGAAATAACTGGCAAAGTACTTCTTTATTcaaatctaaatattttacatatgaacaAGCCCTGAAAAACACTTTCAGCATTCATATGGAAACAGTACATTAAATACAATGGAGATGTTGAAGTGTTCAAATGAGAGGTGGTACTGAAGCTTGATTCACTGTAATTCCTCTGTGTTGACAGAAAAATAAGTGTGGGGATTTTAATATAGACTGATAGAACAATCAAAGCCCAGAGCTGTAGCCAGACACAGATGGTGTTTTTTCCTTGCTACTCTTCCTGTCCCTTCTTTCATGTAGTGTTTATGAGAAATCTCAGGAAAAGGGAAGCTGTAAGCATGTCCCCTCTTCTGTGGTGGCTGTCCTTccagtgtatttatttttctgttgaatgTCATCTCAGATGCTGCATAGTCCATTTAGACCCAGCCCACTTCTCCCACTGGAAGGAAATCGGCTCCTTTGTCTTCAAGTTCACACCTCCTTCTGGGGCTGTTTACAGTGGGAGGTATTTGTCATGAATCTGCTTAGCCTCACCAGTGGGGTTCCTTACAGGCCCAGTACAGAGCACtaggtttccatttctttaaggGCTAAAACTGTGTCTGACTCATTTTtcctgttctccaatattcctcTATTATGTTACTTCCTCTTTCTCCAGTAAAACCAAGATTCTCCCAGAGAGACACATGTGATGACCCAAagtccacattttattttagagttCACTtatggtgttgtacattctgtgttTTGACAAAGGTAGAATGGCATGTATctatcattatagtatcatacagaatagtttcactgccttaaaaattctctgtgctttgcctgtttatctctccttccccccaacccctcgCAATCACTAATCTTTTCACTGTccccacagttttgccttttccagaatgtcatatggttggAACATCTGATTGGCTTCTTTTGCatggtaatatgcatttaagattcctctatgtctttttatAACTTggtagtttatttctttttagtgctgaacaATATTTCATTCCACGGAGGTAACACAGTTAACTTATGTATTCATCTACTGAAGAACCTTTTGGCTGCTTCaaaattttagcaattatgaataaagctcctACAAGCATaaacatttttgtgtggacataagttttcaatttattctgaggcacaaaaattaattttttaaaatctcagtatAAATACTGTGATGTATGTGTCTGTCCTTTAATATGTCATTAAGGGTGGTTAGTTAGTATTTATTTGAATTATGCTCACCAGGAATGTATACTCCAGATGTGGCTGACAGCAGCATCGGATACCTCTAACAAAATTTTCACCAGAAAGTTCAGT from Rhinolophus sinicus isolate RSC01 linkage group LG09, ASM3656204v1, whole genome shotgun sequence encodes the following:
- the MC4R gene encoding melanocortin receptor 4, whose product is MNSTPQHGMYTGPHFWNRSTYGLHGDATESLGKGYSDGGCYEQLFVSPEVFVSLGVISLLENILVIVAIAKNKNLHSPMYFFICSLAVADMLVSVSNGSETIVITLLNSTDTDAQSFTVNIDNVIDSVICSSLLASICSLLSIAVDRYFTIFYALQYHNIMTVKRAGIIISCIWAACTVSGVLFIIYSDSSVVIICLITTFFAMLALMASLYVHMFLMARLHMKRIAVLPGTGTIRQGANMKGAITLTILIGVFVVCWAPFFLHLIFYISCPQNPYCVCFMSHFNLYLILIMCNSIIDPLIYALRSQELRKTFKEIICCYPLGGLCELSSRY